A region from the Vicia villosa cultivar HV-30 ecotype Madison, WI linkage group LG3, Vvil1.0, whole genome shotgun sequence genome encodes:
- the LOC131657803 gene encoding uncharacterized protein LOC131657803, with translation MTKSILIVFFMMMLVMLSQLCFIDGRDLRAKDFRKDEVTSSVSSNKPDDGVSNDNVGFILGSGPSDGGEGHSIGNVLGSGPSDGGEGHSIGNVLGSGPSDGGEGHSNANILGSGPSDGGEGHSIDNVLGSGPSDRGEGHSNANILGSGPSDGGEGHSINNELGSGPSDGGEGHSVDNVLGSGLSDGDEGHSNANILGSGPSDGGEGHSIDNELGSGPSDGGEGHSVGSVLGSGPSDGGEGHSNTNILGSGPSDGGEGHSIDNELGSGPSDGGEGHSNDNVLGSGPSDKGVGH, from the coding sequence ATGACGAAAAGCATTTTGATTGTGTTTTTTATGATGATGCTTGTGATGTTGTCACAGCTATGTTTTATTGATGGTAGAGATCTTCGAGCCAAGGATTTTAGAAAAGATGAGGTaacttcttctgtttcttctaaCAAGCCTGACGACGGTGTTTCAAATGATAATGTTGGTTTCATACTTGGTTCTGGACCAAGCGATGGAGGTGAAGGACATTCAATTGGCAATGTACTTGGTTCTGGACCAAGCGATGGAGGCGAAGGACATTCAATTGGCAATGTACTTGGTTCTGGACCAAGCGATGGAGGCGAAGGACATTCAAATGCCAATATACTTGGTTCTGGACCAAGCGATGGAGGTGAAGGACATTCAATTGACAATGTACTTGGTTCTGGACCAAGCGATAGAGGCGAAGGACATTCAAATGCCAATATACTTGGTTCTGGACCAAGCGATGGAGGTGAAGGGCATTCAATTAACAATGAACTTGGTTCTGGACCAAGCGATGGAGGCGAAGGACATTCAGTTGATAATGTACTTGGTTCTGGACTAAGCGATGGAGACGAAGGACATTCAAATGCCAATATACTTGGTTCTGGACCAAGTGATGGAGGTGAAGGACATTCAATTGACAATGAACTTGGTTCTGGACCAAGCGATGGAGGCGAAGGACATTCAGTTGGTAGTGTACTTGGTTCTGGACCAAGCGATGGAGGCGAAGGACATTCAAATACCAATATACTTGGTTCTGGACCAAGTGATGGAGGTGAAGGACATTCAATTGACAATGAACTTGGTTCTGGACCAAGCGATGGAGGCGAAGGACATTCAAATGACAATGTACTTGGTTCTGGTCCAAGCGATAAAGGCGTAGGACATTAA